One genomic window of Halobellus limi includes the following:
- a CDS encoding putative RNA uridine N3 methyltransferase, giving the protein MTLTVLVPSSLVREAEDKREATRKLGYVARAATVFRADRLVVFPDREGERRWGGEFVATVLRYAATPPHLRKELWGRRDELEYVGVLPPLRVPSMTGSESDGSGSLTQGIVTEVGPDGRVRVNCELQHPVSLLAPPSMEVEEGTRVAIRISSREPVRARIVDEPVPGFDVSRTDLEEALGRADAGVAIATSRHGEALTTSWLPQLASRIEREGATVAFGSPGRGLPAILGVDVEDAVEPADGPGFDLWLNTIPRQGSEVVRTEEAMFASLSPLTLTE; this is encoded by the coding sequence ATGACGCTGACCGTACTCGTGCCGTCCTCTCTCGTCCGGGAGGCCGAGGACAAACGCGAGGCAACTCGCAAACTCGGCTACGTCGCCCGCGCGGCGACGGTGTTCCGGGCGGATCGGCTCGTCGTCTTCCCCGACCGGGAAGGCGAGCGACGCTGGGGGGGCGAGTTCGTCGCGACGGTGCTGCGGTACGCCGCCACGCCCCCACACCTCCGAAAGGAACTGTGGGGGCGACGCGACGAACTCGAGTACGTCGGCGTCCTCCCGCCCCTCCGCGTCCCGTCTATGACCGGCTCCGAATCAGACGGTTCGGGGTCGTTAACACAGGGAATCGTGACCGAGGTCGGACCTGACGGCCGCGTTCGGGTCAATTGCGAACTGCAACACCCGGTCTCGCTGCTCGCACCTCCGTCGATGGAGGTGGAGGAGGGGACGCGCGTCGCCATCAGGATCTCTTCGCGAGAACCGGTCCGTGCGCGGATCGTCGACGAGCCCGTTCCGGGCTTCGACGTGTCCCGCACGGACCTCGAGGAAGCACTCGGCCGCGCCGACGCGGGCGTCGCGATCGCGACGTCCCGCCACGGCGAAGCGCTGACCACCTCGTGGCTGCCGCAGCTCGCCTCGCGTATCGAGCGCGAGGGCGCGACAGTCGCGTTCGGGTCGCCCGGTCGTGGGCTTCCGGCCATCCTCGGCGTCGACGTCGAGGATGCGGTCGAACCCGCAGACGGTCCGGGGTTCGATCTCTGGCTGAATACGATTCCGCGACAGGGCAGCGAGGTGGTGCGAACCGAGGAAGCGATGTTCGCCTCCCTCTCGCCCCTGACACTCACGGAGTGA
- a CDS encoding 50S ribosomal protein L2, translating into MGRRIQGQRRGRGTSTFRAPSHRYKAELSHKKDESSDTISGTVVDIEHDPARSAPVVAVEFEDGDQRLVLAPEGVAVGDTIQVGVSAEIKPGNTLPLSEIPEGVPVCNVESQPGDGGKFARASGTSAQLMTHDRRVAVVKLPSGEVKRLNPQCRATVGVVAGGGRTEKPFVKAGKKHHKMKARGIKWPRVRGVAMNAVDHPFGGGGRQHPGQPKSVSRDAPPGRKVGDIASKRTGRGGKGGKDN; encoded by the coding sequence ATGGGACGACGAATTCAGGGCCAGCGTCGCGGGCGCGGCACGTCCACGTTCCGGGCGCCGTCGCACCGCTACAAGGCCGAACTCTCGCACAAGAAGGACGAATCGAGCGACACGATCTCCGGGACGGTCGTCGACATCGAGCACGACCCCGCCCGCAGCGCCCCGGTCGTCGCCGTCGAGTTCGAGGACGGCGATCAGCGGCTCGTCCTCGCGCCCGAGGGCGTCGCCGTCGGCGACACGATCCAGGTCGGCGTCAGCGCGGAGATCAAACCCGGTAACACGCTCCCGCTCTCGGAGATCCCCGAGGGAGTTCCCGTCTGTAACGTCGAGAGTCAGCCCGGCGACGGCGGGAAGTTCGCACGGGCCTCCGGGACGAGCGCACAGCTGATGACCCACGACCGCCGCGTCGCGGTCGTGAAGCTCCCCTCCGGGGAGGTCAAGCGGCTGAACCCGCAGTGCCGCGCCACCGTCGGCGTCGTCGCCGGCGGCGGTCGGACGGAGAAGCCGTTCGTGAAGGCCGGCAAGAAGCACCACAAGATGAAAGCGCGCGGCATCAAGTGGCCGCGCGTCCGCGGTGTCGCGATGAACGCCGTCGACCACCCGTTCGGTGGCGGCGGCCGCCAGCACCCCGGTCAGCCGAAGTCCGTCTCGCGGGACGCCCCGCCGGGACGGAAGGTCGGCGACATCGCCTCGAAGCGCACCGGTCGCGGTGGCAAAGGAGGCAAGGATAACTAA
- a CDS encoding 50S ribosomal protein L23, which produces MSSLIEHPLVTEKAMDEMDFDNKLQFIVDLDATKAEIEDEVESRYEVSVVNVNTQITPRGEKKATVRLHEDDDAQEVASRIGVF; this is translated from the coding sequence ATGAGTTCGCTCATCGAGCACCCCCTCGTCACCGAGAAGGCGATGGACGAGATGGACTTCGACAACAAGCTCCAGTTCATCGTCGACCTCGACGCCACGAAGGCGGAGATCGAAGACGAGGTCGAATCGCGCTATGAAGTGTCCGTCGTGAACGTGAACACGCAGATAACGCCACGAGGCGAGAAGAAGGCGACCGTCCGACTCCACGAGGACGACGACGCGCAGGAAGTCGCCTCGCGAATCGGGGTGTTCTGA
- a CDS encoding 50S ribosomal protein L22: MGINYSVEADPETTAKGMLRDRPISLKHSKAISREIKGKTVGDAEEYLQDVIDEKQSVPFRQHNTGVGHRSDIDGWDAGRYPEKASKAFLELLENVSSNADEQGFDAAEMTIKHVAAHKVGERQGRKPRAFGSADPWNTPVCDVELIVEEPEEVEA, from the coding sequence ATGGGTATCAACTACAGCGTCGAGGCCGACCCGGAGACCACCGCCAAGGGGATGCTCCGCGATCGGCCCATCAGCCTGAAGCACAGCAAGGCCATCTCCCGTGAGATCAAGGGGAAGACCGTCGGCGACGCGGAGGAGTACCTCCAGGACGTCATCGACGAGAAGCAGTCCGTCCCGTTCCGACAGCACAACACCGGCGTCGGGCACCGCTCCGACATCGACGGCTGGGACGCGGGCCGCTACCCCGAGAAGGCCTCGAAGGCGTTCCTCGAACTCCTCGAGAACGTCTCGTCGAACGCCGACGAACAGGGGTTCGACGCCGCGGAGATGACGATCAAACACGTCGCCGCCCACAAGGTCGGCGAACGACAGGGCCGCAAACCCCGCGCGTTCGGTAGCGCCGACCCGTGGAACACGCCGGTCTGTGACGTCGAACTCATCGTCGAAGAACCCGAGGAGGTCGAAGCCTAA
- a CDS encoding type I restriction enzyme HsdR N-terminal domain-containing protein codes for MTLREELSEYTERSAGLIENSPQMDEENTKRKIIEPLIELLEWDVLSSDVELEYSVQMGSGTKKVDYALKREGTPVVFVEAKGCDTPLDQSHENQLKSYMRQVGVDWGLLSNGRTFEIYRRDLSSNRPKEISLAEFSIDNVPDNEHPLKALSRESIDSGESQQIAEKIEAVQNAVASLRSNKEDLAEDVTGVVTETSGNAVSQQVENEAKGFIDDLIETLEEQAHRTAVIQELSTGAGKPEDGEYVIRLIRDGGEVYRVSEDLQSEAMGSLVEYLIQQEGLMDEIEIPYVPGTGRGSRALLNNKPEHPNGSQMRGQQQVSGGYYLLTNLSSGDKKRYVSELPAKVGLECEFAGGW; via the coding sequence ATGACGCTTCGTGAGGAGTTATCTGAATACACGGAACGCTCTGCGGGCCTTATCGAGAACTCTCCACAGATGGACGAGGAAAACACCAAGCGGAAGATTATCGAGCCGCTGATCGAACTCCTCGAATGGGACGTTCTCTCGTCAGACGTCGAACTGGAGTATTCCGTCCAAATGGGGTCGGGGACGAAGAAGGTGGATTACGCGCTCAAGCGGGAAGGAACGCCCGTTGTGTTCGTCGAAGCGAAAGGGTGTGACACGCCGCTTGATCAAAGCCACGAGAATCAACTGAAAAGCTATATGCGGCAAGTCGGCGTCGATTGGGGACTTCTCTCTAACGGACGCACGTTCGAGATCTACCGAAGAGATCTATCCAGCAACAGGCCGAAGGAAATCTCTCTCGCGGAGTTTTCCATCGACAACGTGCCGGACAACGAACATCCTCTCAAAGCACTCTCACGGGAATCTATCGACTCCGGAGAGTCCCAACAGATCGCAGAGAAGATCGAAGCAGTACAGAATGCGGTTGCTTCCCTCCGAAGTAACAAGGAAGATCTCGCAGAGGACGTAACGGGCGTAGTTACGGAAACTTCCGGGAACGCGGTGTCACAGCAGGTCGAGAACGAAGCGAAGGGGTTCATCGATGATTTGATTGAGACGCTGGAAGAACAGGCCCACCGGACAGCCGTTATCCAAGAACTTTCGACTGGTGCCGGCAAACCAGAAGACGGAGAGTACGTGATTCGACTTATTCGAGATGGTGGAGAAGTATATCGGGTATCTGAGGATTTACAGTCCGAAGCGATGGGATCACTCGTCGAGTACCTCATCCAGCAGGAAGGGCTTATGGACGAGATCGAAATTCCGTATGTCCCGGGTACGGGACGGGGGAGTCGTGCCCTTCTGAACAATAAACCCGAGCATCCGAATGGTTCCCAGATGCGAGGGCAACAGCAGGTGTCGGGAGGGTACTATTTGCTCACGAACTTGAGCTCCGGTGACAAGAAGCGGTACGTATCGGAGCTTCCGGCGAAAGTGGGTCTAGAATGCGAGTTCGCCGGTGGTTGGTGA
- a CDS encoding 30S ribosomal protein S3, protein MADEHQFIEDGLQRSQIDEFFADELGRAGYGGMDVAKTPMGTQIVLKAEKPGMVIGKGGKNIRKVTRELEERFNLDDPQIDVQEVDEPDLNARIVADRLANALERGWYFRKAGHTTIDRIMESGALGAEIVLSGKVTGARSRVEKFNRGYIKHNGEPAQEIVDEGQGVAVMKLGTIGVTVKIIPPGAELPDDFEIHEDVDVEPVEQVAESEGVESLLEEEPEEVPDVGEADEDVEVPDEAPEEVIDEEVVEEVIDETEEEPVETGDAEEADEADVEEELDELDEEVEAEAEELLDEMEEADEESADADDSEDETEDDE, encoded by the coding sequence ATGGCCGACGAACACCAGTTCATCGAAGACGGGCTGCAGCGCTCCCAGATCGACGAGTTCTTCGCCGACGAACTCGGTCGCGCCGGCTACGGCGGGATGGACGTCGCGAAGACGCCGATGGGGACCCAGATCGTCCTGAAGGCCGAAAAGCCCGGGATGGTCATCGGCAAGGGCGGAAAGAACATCCGCAAGGTCACCCGCGAACTCGAAGAGCGGTTCAACCTCGACGACCCCCAGATCGACGTTCAGGAGGTCGACGAGCCCGACCTGAACGCCCGCATCGTCGCGGACCGACTGGCCAACGCACTCGAGCGCGGCTGGTACTTCCGCAAGGCGGGCCACACCACGATCGACCGCATCATGGAGTCCGGCGCACTCGGCGCCGAGATCGTCCTGAGCGGGAAGGTCACGGGTGCGCGCTCGCGCGTCGAGAAGTTCAACCGCGGCTACATCAAGCACAACGGCGAACCCGCCCAGGAGATCGTCGACGAGGGCCAGGGCGTCGCCGTGATGAAGCTCGGCACGATCGGCGTGACCGTGAAGATCATCCCGCCGGGCGCCGAGCTGCCCGACGACTTCGAGATCCACGAGGACGTCGACGTCGAACCCGTCGAGCAGGTCGCAGAGAGCGAGGGCGTCGAATCGCTCCTCGAAGAGGAGCCCGAGGAGGTCCCCGACGTCGGCGAGGCCGACGAGGACGTCGAGGTCCCCGACGAGGCCCCCGAGGAGGTCATCGACGAGGAGGTTGTCGAGGAAGTCATCGACGAGACCGAGGAGGAGCCCGTCGAGACGGGCGACGCCGAAGAGGCCGACGAGGCCGACGTCGAGGAGGAACTCGACGAACTCGACGAGGAGGTCGAGGCGGAAGCCGAGGAGCTCCTCGACGAGATGGAAGAGGCCGACGAGGAGTCGGCTGACGCCGACGACTCCGAGGACGAAACGGAGGACGACGAATAA
- the rpl4p gene encoding 50S ribosomal protein L4: MKATIRDLNGDDAGTLDLPEVFQTPYRPDLIERAVVAAQANRKQAYGADPYAGLRTPAESFGSGRGMAHVPRENGRARRVPHAVKGRKAHPPKAEKDQGKEINDKERKLAVRSAIAATTDEELARERGHRFDDDVELPLVVSDDFEDLIKTREVVDLLESLGVHADVEHSDENKKVKAGRGKTRGRKYTRPKSILFVTSEEPSKAARNLPGADVVTAANVSAEDLAPGTQAGRLTLFTESAVEEVADR, from the coding sequence ATGAAGGCAACAATTCGCGACCTGAACGGCGACGACGCCGGCACGCTCGACCTCCCGGAGGTCTTTCAGACCCCGTACCGTCCAGACCTCATCGAGCGAGCCGTAGTCGCCGCGCAGGCCAACCGGAAACAGGCGTACGGTGCCGACCCCTACGCGGGGCTGCGAACTCCGGCCGAGTCGTTCGGCAGCGGCCGCGGGATGGCGCACGTCCCCCGCGAGAACGGGCGCGCCCGACGCGTCCCTCACGCCGTCAAGGGCCGGAAGGCGCACCCGCCGAAGGCGGAGAAGGACCAGGGCAAGGAGATCAACGACAAGGAGCGAAAGCTCGCCGTCCGCTCGGCGATCGCCGCCACGACGGACGAAGAGCTCGCCCGCGAGCGCGGTCACCGGTTCGACGACGACGTCGAACTCCCGCTCGTCGTCTCCGACGACTTCGAGGATCTGATCAAGACCCGCGAGGTCGTCGACCTGCTCGAATCGCTCGGCGTCCACGCCGACGTCGAGCACTCCGACGAGAACAAGAAGGTGAAGGCCGGCCGCGGGAAGACCCGCGGACGGAAGTACACGCGTCCGAAGTCGATCCTCTTCGTCACGAGCGAGGAGCCCTCGAAGGCGGCGCGGAACCTCCCCGGCGCCGACGTGGTCACCGCGGCCAACGTGAGCGCCGAGGACCTCGCGCCCGGCACGCAGGCCGGTCGGCTCACGCTGTTCACCGAGAGCGCGGTCGAGGAGGTGGCGGACCGATGA
- a CDS encoding 30S ribosomal protein S19, producing MSSEYRTGREGEFTYRGHTLDELQEMSLDEVAELLPARQRRTIERGLSVQQEKLLEEAREAGVQETANDPIRTHLRDMPVLPEFVEKTFEVYTGQSFERVRVEPEMIGHYLGEFQLTRTSVEHGQAGIGATRSSKFVPLK from the coding sequence ATGAGTTCGGAATACCGCACCGGCCGCGAGGGTGAGTTCACCTACCGCGGTCACACGCTCGACGAGCTGCAGGAGATGTCGCTCGACGAGGTCGCAGAACTGCTCCCCGCTCGACAGCGGCGAACCATCGAACGAGGACTCTCGGTCCAACAGGAGAAACTGCTGGAGGAGGCCCGCGAGGCCGGCGTCCAGGAGACGGCCAACGATCCGATCCGGACCCACCTTCGGGACATGCCCGTCCTCCCCGAATTCGTCGAGAAGACGTTCGAGGTGTACACGGGGCAGTCCTTCGAGCGCGTCCGCGTCGAGCCCGAGATGATCGGGCACTACCTGGGCGAGTTCCAGCTGACCCGAACGTCGGTCGAACACGGTCAGGCCGGCATCGGCGCGACCCGGTCCTCGAAGTTCGTGCCGCTCAAATAA
- a CDS encoding AI-2E family transporter, which yields MNGNRFAVALFGLLVAVVIGFLAYQFIAPLTVSVFLYYSTRRYHQALKRFHLPANVRAVIVMSSLAVPLILLVSYATVLLIIEARQFIEDYALIDVANENLEWFGGINEIPEFTVQGLYDAYQSGDLAPFIDFATQHAEFLTTLVSGFFLNMFIVVIVTYYLLVDGDRIRAWLNEFGEDAIVREYLDAVDEELEAVLFGNLLNVLAVSLIAIGSFSVYNTFVPAAAEVPYPALAGALTGIASLIPVVGMKIVYVPLTLVTAVPIVLGGDPANLAYVGAFFVVAVVVVDTIPDLVLRPLLSGKRTHVGLLMLAYTLGPVVLGFYGLFFAPIVLVVGLTFADTALPPLLDPENEVGASESATGERETETAPTDEGGTPEAGDEVGEPL from the coding sequence ATGAACGGAAACCGCTTCGCCGTCGCCCTCTTCGGCCTCCTCGTCGCCGTCGTCATCGGCTTCCTCGCCTACCAGTTCATCGCCCCGCTGACCGTCTCGGTGTTCCTGTACTACTCGACCCGGCGGTACCACCAGGCGCTCAAGCGCTTCCACCTCCCCGCGAACGTGCGCGCAGTCATCGTGATGTCGTCGCTCGCGGTTCCGCTGATACTGCTCGTGAGTTACGCCACGGTCCTCCTCATCATCGAGGCGCGGCAGTTCATCGAGGACTACGCCCTGATCGACGTCGCCAACGAGAACCTCGAGTGGTTCGGCGGGATCAACGAGATCCCCGAGTTCACCGTGCAGGGGCTCTACGACGCGTACCAGTCGGGCGATCTGGCACCCTTCATCGACTTTGCGACCCAGCACGCGGAGTTCCTGACCACGCTGGTCTCGGGGTTCTTCCTGAACATGTTTATTGTCGTGATCGTCACCTACTACCTGCTGGTCGACGGCGACAGGATCAGAGCGTGGCTCAACGAGTTCGGCGAGGACGCCATCGTGCGGGAGTACCTCGACGCCGTCGACGAGGAACTGGAGGCGGTCCTGTTCGGGAACCTCCTGAACGTGCTGGCCGTCTCGCTGATCGCCATCGGCTCGTTCAGCGTCTACAACACGTTCGTCCCCGCCGCCGCCGAGGTTCCGTACCCCGCCCTCGCCGGCGCGCTCACCGGCATCGCGAGCCTGATCCCCGTCGTCGGGATGAAGATCGTCTACGTCCCGTTGACGCTCGTCACCGCGGTTCCGATCGTCCTCGGCGGCGACCCCGCGAACCTGGCGTACGTCGGGGCCTTCTTCGTCGTCGCCGTCGTCGTCGTCGACACGATCCCCGACCTGGTGCTCCGCCCGCTGCTGTCCGGCAAGCGAACGCACGTCGGCCTGTTGATGCTCGCCTACACGCTGGGGCCGGTGGTGCTCGGCTTCTACGGCCTCTTCTTCGCGCCGATCGTCCTCGTCGTCGGGTTGACGTTCGCGGACACGGCGCTCCCGCCGCTTCTCGACCCGGAGAACGAGGTGGGCGCCTCGGAGAGCGCGACGGGCGAACGGGAAACCGAGACGGCCCCAACGGACGAAGGCGGAACGCCGGAAGCCGGCGACGAAGTCGGTGAACCTCTCTGA
- a CDS encoding 30S ribosomal protein S4e, with protein MTRHQKRLSAPNAWPVERKTGTFTVKAGAGPHGEAGVPLLILLRDVLGYVDSKKEARYALNEGSVLVNGDAVSDEQRPVGMFDILAFTEREEYYRVFPEEGGRLALTPIDADAADGRLGKIVRKQDVSGGDTQLTLHDGSNLRVEDASEYATKDSLVVDNETKEIVAHFSYEEGALVTAVDGSHSGEIGEVDEIVVTAGSGDNTVVVDTGEDAFETIEEYVVVIDEQFVDDEDADDSDVSSDDEADATDGGDDE; from the coding sequence ATGACCCGACACCAGAAGCGACTTTCGGCCCCGAACGCCTGGCCCGTCGAGCGGAAGACGGGCACGTTCACGGTCAAGGCCGGCGCGGGTCCGCACGGAGAGGCGGGGGTTCCCCTGCTCATCCTCCTGCGGGACGTGCTCGGTTACGTCGACTCGAAGAAGGAGGCGCGCTACGCCCTCAACGAGGGCTCGGTCCTCGTCAACGGCGACGCCGTCTCCGACGAGCAGCGCCCGGTGGGGATGTTCGACATCCTCGCGTTCACCGAGCGCGAAGAGTACTACCGCGTCTTCCCCGAGGAGGGCGGACGCCTGGCGCTGACGCCGATCGACGCCGACGCGGCAGACGGCCGACTCGGCAAGATCGTCCGAAAGCAGGACGTCAGCGGCGGCGACACGCAGCTGACGCTGCACGACGGCTCGAACCTCCGCGTCGAGGACGCGAGCGAGTACGCCACGAAGGACTCGCTCGTCGTCGACAACGAGACCAAAGAGATCGTCGCGCACTTCTCCTACGAGGAGGGCGCACTCGTCACCGCCGTCGACGGCTCGCACTCGGGCGAGATCGGCGAGGTCGACGAGATCGTCGTGACCGCCGGCAGCGGCGACAACACCGTCGTCGTCGACACCGGCGAGGACGCCTTCGAGACGATCGAGGAGTACGTCGTCGTCATCGACGAGCAGTTCGTCGACGACGAGGACGCCGACGATTCGGACGTCTCGTCCGACGACGAGGCCGACGCCACCGACGGAGGTGACGACGAATGA
- a CDS encoding YIP1 family protein encodes MVPLVRPLRQLALSPTRFFEERPPSETLPVAAALVVLFAVALTAALLLVGSMLAGAVDATVTMDNPDRPPETICEQYEDDPDSPFGENCDEPATVERDAGQLIREAVDDYLWIGLVGPFVLWIVGTLVLFAGGRLAAGDPSFAGTAALAGWAALPEFLRVVAGLAGLWYVLRDLTITDPERAVTVLETALASVEPVLLVVSLLTLGWQWSILSAGLSEDADISRGAAAVAVGVPLVIFFVVGAL; translated from the coding sequence ATGGTCCCCCTCGTTCGCCCCCTCCGACAGCTCGCCCTGTCGCCGACCCGGTTCTTCGAGGAGCGGCCGCCGTCGGAGACCCTGCCGGTCGCCGCGGCGCTGGTCGTGTTGTTCGCGGTCGCCCTCACCGCCGCCCTGCTCCTCGTTGGCTCGATGCTCGCGGGTGCGGTCGACGCCACGGTCACGATGGACAACCCGGACCGCCCGCCCGAGACCATCTGTGAGCAGTACGAGGACGACCCCGACTCGCCGTTCGGCGAGAACTGCGACGAGCCGGCGACGGTCGAACGCGACGCGGGGCAGTTGATCCGCGAGGCCGTCGACGACTACCTCTGGATCGGCCTCGTCGGCCCGTTCGTCCTGTGGATCGTCGGGACCCTCGTCCTGTTCGCCGGCGGACGGCTGGCGGCCGGTGATCCTTCCTTCGCCGGAACGGCCGCACTCGCCGGCTGGGCGGCGCTCCCCGAGTTCCTGCGGGTCGTCGCCGGCCTCGCCGGGCTCTGGTACGTCCTCCGGGACCTCACGATCACGGACCCGGAACGCGCCGTCACGGTTCTGGAGACCGCGCTGGCCTCGGTCGAGCCCGTGCTGCTCGTCGTCTCGCTACTCACGCTCGGCTGGCAATGGTCGATTCTCTCCGCCGGTCTCAGTGAAGACGCGGATATCTCTCGCGGGGCTGCCGCCGTCGCCGTCGGCGTTCCGCTCGTGATCTTCTTCGTGGTGGGGGCGCTGTGA
- the rplX gene encoding 50S ribosomal protein L24 — MTEQPRKQRTQTQNAPLHERQNQVRATLSDELREEYGQRNVRVNAGDTVEVLRGDYAGTEAEVVEVDLTDTVVHVEDVTVEKADGEEVPRPLDASNLRVTELDLEDDRREARLRATEDEA; from the coding sequence ATGACTGAACAACCACGCAAACAGCGAACGCAGACGCAGAACGCGCCCCTGCACGAGCGGCAGAACCAGGTCCGCGCGACGCTGTCCGACGAGCTCCGCGAGGAGTACGGACAGCGGAACGTTCGCGTCAACGCGGGCGATACCGTCGAGGTGCTCCGCGGCGACTACGCCGGCACGGAGGCCGAAGTCGTCGAGGTGGACCTCACGGACACGGTCGTTCACGTCGAAGACGTGACGGTCGAGAAGGCCGACGGCGAGGAAGTGCCTCGTCCGCTCGACGCCTCGAACCTCCGCGTGACCGAACTGGATCTGGAAGACGACCGCCGCGAGGCGCGGCTGCGAGCGACGGAGGACGAAGCATGA
- a CDS encoding 30S ribosomal protein S17, which produces MAIGLNVEEPEETCSDENCPFHGTLSVRGQTLEGTVASTDMEKTVIVEREYDVHVPKYDRYMKRRSRIPAHAPPCVDLEEGDTVRIAETRPLSKTKAHVVVETLGGAE; this is translated from the coding sequence ATGGCGATAGGACTGAACGTAGAAGAACCGGAGGAGACCTGCTCCGACGAGAACTGTCCCTTCCACGGAACGCTTTCCGTGCGCGGACAGACGCTCGAAGGAACGGTCGCCTCCACCGACATGGAGAAAACCGTCATCGTGGAGCGTGAATACGACGTTCACGTTCCCAAGTACGACCGCTACATGAAGCGGCGTAGTCGCATTCCGGCCCACGCACCCCCGTGCGTGGACCTCGAGGAAGGCGACACGGTGCGTATCGCAGAGACCCGACCGCTGTCGAAGACCAAGGCCCACGTCGTGGTCGAGACCCTCGGAGGTGCCGAGTGA
- the rpmC gene encoding 50S ribosomal protein L29 — MAILYPEEIRDMTAAEREAELEELETELLNTKAVQAAGGAPENPGRVGELKRTIARIKTIQAEEGDLE; from the coding sequence ATGGCGATCCTCTACCCCGAAGAGATCCGCGATATGACGGCCGCAGAGCGCGAGGCCGAGCTCGAAGAGCTCGAGACCGAACTGCTCAACACGAAGGCCGTGCAGGCCGCCGGCGGCGCCCCGGAGAACCCGGGTCGCGTCGGCGAACTCAAGCGGACGATCGCGCGGATCAAGACGATCCAGGCCGAAGAAGGCGACCTCGAATAG
- a CDS encoding ribonuclease P protein component 1 has translation MALTPETLTRHELNGLRVAVVDAPNPDLVGIEGRVVVETMRTLHVDVSGSDADAVAVESDATATAVGGDADDATETRRARVKQVPKGGTTFEFALPSRDERPGRTDEAADAAKASGTASKLRSETAGGFEAGQSGRRAADAAAASRRNAENCEGVAYVTVDGTRLLSRPALRTEKAGDTLWR, from the coding sequence ATGGCACTGACACCCGAGACGCTGACGCGACACGAACTCAACGGCCTCCGCGTGGCCGTCGTCGACGCGCCCAACCCCGACCTCGTCGGGATCGAGGGTCGCGTCGTCGTCGAGACGATGCGGACGCTGCACGTCGACGTCAGCGGAAGCGACGCGGACGCGGTCGCCGTCGAGAGCGACGCGACCGCGACTGCCGTCGGCGGCGATGCCGACGACGCGACCGAGACGCGTCGCGCTCGGGTGAAACAGGTGCCGAAGGGGGGCACGACGTTCGAGTTCGCGCTCCCCAGCCGGGACGAGAGGCCCGGACGCACAGATGAAGCCGCCGACGCCGCGAAGGCGTCGGGGACCGCGTCCAAACTTCGATCGGAAACTGCCGGCGGATTCGAGGCCGGTCAGTCTGGTCGGCGCGCTGCGGACGCCGCAGCCGCTTCTCGGCGGAACGCCGAGAATTGCGAGGGCGTGGCCTACGTTACGGTGGATGGCACACGTCTGCTCTCACGACCCGCCTTGCGGACCGAGAAGGCAGGTGACACATTATGGCGATAG
- a CDS encoding 50S ribosomal protein L14: MEALKADVTKGLERGSLITCADNTGARQLKVISVKGSSGTKNRHPKAGIGDQVTVSVTKGTPEMRRQVLQAVVVRQRKPIRRPDGTRVKFEDNAAVIIDEMDEPRGTEIKGPIAREVAERFGSIASTATMIV; this comes from the coding sequence ATGGAGGCGCTGAAAGCCGACGTCACGAAAGGCCTCGAACGGGGCTCGCTCATCACGTGCGCCGACAACACTGGCGCGCGCCAGCTGAAGGTCATCAGCGTGAAGGGTTCCTCAGGAACCAAGAACCGACACCCCAAGGCGGGCATCGGCGACCAGGTCACCGTTTCGGTGACCAAAGGGACGCCGGAGATGCGCCGCCAGGTGCTGCAGGCCGTCGTCGTCCGCCAGCGGAAGCCGATCCGCCGGCCGGACGGGACGCGCGTGAAGTTCGAGGACAACGCCGCCGTCATCATCGACGAGATGGACGAGCCTCGCGGGACCGAGATCAAGGGTCCCATCGCGCGCGAAGTGGCCGAGCGCTTCGGGAGCATCGCCTCGACGGCGACGATGATCGTTTGA